In Chrysoperla carnea chromosome 2, inChrCarn1.1, whole genome shotgun sequence, the following proteins share a genomic window:
- the LOC123292368 gene encoding beta-1,4-glucuronyltransferase 1-like encodes MISRRNWILRCVCAGLILYIFTHISIRTGASDFISELQQSGRNLAALENVGQDISSNTNNNNIEQQQPPQKLISAKVNVVNEPMYDQQSTFTIVSNNNANNLSDNKQINEHIRKFNIETTTKKRLEKFIENFEEMKMNDIIDDTSSIDENSNHIMKIETKQDEQQPIRSDEQQPIENQRFDVIMPTTLNNNVSSVQPTTMTMNNTSSLPEKSLNERLKELLKCHERPMIPRTQQRGDYWVLYNYVMAEERHECYDSITYTTHADYTFMDNLVPLIERWRGPVSVALHAPGSDFTATLNTIKYLRDCTSPLVKQHVTFHVFFSTKHVPKQVPKHDRVLNDQYNCSLAAPYLNVDVSHMYKNQRKLLYPVNVGRNVARESAQTHFILASDIELYPSLNLIPKFLNMIVAPKGAPKLRKNRVFALSLFEVDANYTVPDNKTKLKEMLQNGTAIEFHKKVCHSCHNVPKSKEWQNANVTEGLHIFHVGKRTGPYIHWEPIFIGTHDDPLYDERLSWEGKSDKMTQGYALCVLDYDFQILDNAFLCHRPGIKTYKKDAKRATLAAKTNQLIRRIIFPELKILYGVRKGCAV; translated from the exons atgataagcaGACGTAATTGGATTCTACGGTGTGTATGTGCCGgtctaatattatatatttttacacataTATCAATACGAACTGGTGCCTCTGATTTTATATCAGAATTGCAACAATCTGGAAGAAATTTAGCTGCCTTAGAAAATGTTGGACAAGATATTAGTAGcaatacaaacaataataatatcgaaCAACAGCAACCACCACAAAAGTTAATCAGTGCCAAAGTGAATGTTGTAAATGAACCAATGTATGATCAACAATCGACTTTTACAatagtttcaaataataatgcaaataatttaagtgataataaacaaattaatgaacatattagaaaatttaatattgaaacaaCAACTAAAAAacgtttggaaaaatttatagaaaattttgaagaaatgaaAATGAACGACATCATTGATGATACCTCATCAATTGATGAAAATTCAAAtcatattatgaaaattgagACCAAACAAGATGAACAACAACCGATTCGATCCGATGAACAACAGCCAATTGAAAATCAACGTTTCGATGTAATAATGCCAACAACGTTGAACAATAATGTATCATCAGTGCAACCAACTACGATGACAATGAACAATACAAGTAGTTTAccagaaaaatcattaaatgaacgtttaaaagaattattaaaatgtcaCGAGCGACCAATGATACCGCGTACCCAACAGCGTGGTGATTATTgggttttatataattatgttatGGCTGAAGAGCGACACGAGTGTTATGATTCTATCACGTATACAACTCATGCGGATTATACATTTATGGATAATTTAGTGCCATTAATTGAACGATGGCGTGGACCAGTTTCAGTTGCATTACATGCACCTGGTAGTGATTTTACAGCAACATtaaatactattaaatatttacgtGATTGTACATCACCATTGGTGAAACAACATGTGACGTTTCATGTGTTTTTTAGTACGAAACATGTACCTAAGCAG GTTCCAAAACATGATCGTGTCTTAAACGATCAATACAATTGCTCATTAGCAGCGCCATATTTGAACGTGGATGTTAGTCatatgtataaaaatcaaagaaaattattatatccagTGAATGTTGGCCGTAATGTTGCTCGAGAATCAGCACAAACACACTTTATTTTAGCATCCGATATTGAATTATATCCGAGTTTAAACTTAATACCAAAATTCTTAAATATGATTGTAGCACCTAAAGGTGCACCAAAGTTACGAAAAAATCGTGTATTTGCATTATCATTATTTGAAGTTGACGCAAATTACACAGTACccgataataaaacaaaattaaaagaaatgttACAAAATGGTACAGCAattgaatttcataaaaaagtttgtCATAGCTGTCATAATGTGCCAAAAAGTAAAGAATGGCAAAATGCCAATGTTACCGAAGGATTACACATATTCCATGTAGGGAAACGGACTGGGCCATATATACATTGGGAGCCAATATTTATTGGAACACATGATGATCCATTGTATGATGAACGTTTAAGTTGGGAAGGAAAAAGTGATAAAATGACACAG gGCTATGCACTTTGTGTATTGGATTacgattttcaaatattagataatgcatttttatgtcACAGACCTggcataaaaacatataaaaaagatgcTAAACGTGCAACTTTAGCAgcaaaaacaaatcaattaattagaAGAATAATATTTCCagaactgaaaattttatatggtgTAAGAAAAGGTTGTGCTGTATAG